The following proteins are encoded in a genomic region of Elgaria multicarinata webbii isolate HBS135686 ecotype San Diego chromosome 16, rElgMul1.1.pri, whole genome shotgun sequence:
- the FBXO22 gene encoding F-box only protein 22, protein MRPSVAMEPDPKGSYVLSNLAEVVERILAFLPTKALLRAACVCRLWRECSRRILRTQQSVAWVSTVEPGPSNSHALVQVLAEELEKVQVLPQTVLYIADAETFSGHEESHGHGQKKARRRNSKEIAAALEKLLPKRCQVLGLVTPGVVVTPIGPRSSRPLEVEDGEAGFALLFPKMDGVKIRTFHFFKDLKTRALDESQFAEAGLKNNPDLRVVLLFGYNTWKSGGTRFLHQIVNRLNEKSIVLAGGHVESFTSLTSENNTQAAESCGVVGLAFSGPQIQSATILLDQDVIDERTAEAAMQRLKAANIPEHNSLGFMFACVGRGYQHYKTKPNLEADAFRKFFPNVPLFGFFGHGEIGCDRIVTGNFILREYNDTKDDLLHGYTTVMTLIHLGSAKGNQM, encoded by the exons ATGAGGCCAAGCGTTGCTATGGAGCCTGATCCTAAGGGGAGCTACGTGCTGAGTAACCTCGCTGAGGTGGTGGAGCGGATCCTGGCCTTCCTGCCGACGAAGGCGCTCCTGAGGGCGGCTTG CGTGTGCCGGTTATGGCGAGAATGTTCCCGCCGCATCCTGAGAACCCAGCAGAGCGTTGCCTGGGTCTCCACAGTGGAACCGGGGCCATCAAATAGCCACGCCCTGGTCCAGGTGTTGGCAGAAGAGCTTGAG AAGGTTCAAGTGCTCCCTCAGACGGTGCTGTATATAGCAGATGCAGAGACTTTCAGTGGACATGAAGAGAGCCATGGCCATGGGCAAAAGAAAG CACGAAGAAGAAATAGTAAAGAAATAGCCGCTGCACTAGAAAAGCTATTGCCGAAACGATGCCAGGTCCTTGGTCTAGTGACACCTGGAGTTGTag TCACCCCAATAGGCCCCCGCAGCAGTCGACCCCTGGAAGTCGAAGACGGTGAAGCTGGCTTTGCGTTGTTGTTTCCCAAGATGGATGGGGTAAAGATTCGGACCTTCCACTTTTTTAAAGACTTGAAGACCAGGGCCCTCGATGaaagccagtttgctgaagcAG GCCTGAAGAATAACCCCGACCTTAGAGTGGTTCTTCTGTTTGGGTACAACACCTGGAAGTCTGGAGGAACGCGGTTTCTACACCAAATTGTCAATCGCTTGAATGAAAAGAGCATTGTCCTGGCTGGGGGACACGTGGAGAGTTTTACATCTCTAACATCTGAGAA TAACACTCAGGCTGCTGAGTCCTGTGGTGTTGTGGGCTTGGCTTTTAGTGGACCCCAGATCCAGAGTGCCACCATTCTGTTAGATCAAGATGTAATTGATGAGAGGACAGCAGAAGCTGCAATGCAGCGCCTCAAGGCCGCAAACATTCCTGAACACAATAGCCTCGGCTTTATGTTTGCTTGCGTTGGCAGGGGTTACCAACattacaaaaccaaaccaaatctTGAAGCTGATGCTTTTAGGAAGTTCTTCCCTAATGTTCCGCTGTTTGGCTTCTTTGGTCACGGGGAGATAGGATGTGATCGTATTGTGACTGGGAATTTTATCCTCCGAGAATATAACGACACAAAGGATGATCTGCTCCATGGCTACACCACTGTAATGACTCTCATACATCTGGGCTCAGCCAAAGGAAATCAAATGTAA